A region from the Leopardus geoffroyi isolate Oge1 chromosome E3, O.geoffroyi_Oge1_pat1.0, whole genome shotgun sequence genome encodes:
- the ATF7IP2 gene encoding activating transcription factor 7-interacting protein 2 isoform X2: MRVKRLIYQGNMMLFLKDTGKPTSGNSNSPPNAEAEVQATEKKKFDSVIDLTKEARSNCNAESSVSTLESPAKAVSTSKETTPVAQNAAQAPESFEYLPPLPEPPPLLPELVDKIRDTLPPQKPELKVKRVLRPRGIALTWNIAKINPKCAPVESYHLFLCHDDPSNKFIWKKIGEIKALPLPMACTLSQFLASNKYYFTVQSKDIFGRYGPFCDIKSIPGFSENLT, from the exons ACACTGGAAAACCTACATCAGGAAATTCTAACAGTCCACCAAATGCTGAAGCAGAAGTTCAG gccacagagaaaaagaaatttgattcTGTGATTGATCTGACAAAAGAAGCCCGATCAAACTGCAACGCAG AAAGTTCAGTATCCACCCTGGAGTCACCCGCAAAAGCGGTTTCAACCTCAAAAGAGACAACCCCAGTGGCACAAAATGCAGCCCAG GCTCCTGAGTCCTTTGAGTACCTGCCGCCTCTCCCAGAACCACCACCACTGCTGCCCGAACTCGTAGACAAAATCCGAGACACGCTTCCCCCGCAGAAGCCTGAGCTCAAAGTGAAGCGGGTGCTGAGACCCAGGGGCATCGCGCTGACTTGGAACATCGCTAAAATCAACCCCAAGTGTGCCCCTGTGGAAAGCTatcacctctttctctgccatgaCGACCCTAGTAATAagtttatttggaagaaaatCGGAGAAATTAAAGCTTTACCACTCCCAATGGCCTGTACTCTATCTCAATTTTTAGCTTCCAACAAATACTATTTTACCGTCCAGTCAAAAGACATTTTTGGACGATATGGACCATTTTGTGATATAAAATCTATCCCTGGGTTTTCTGAAAATCTCACCTAA